From Candidatus Acidiferrales bacterium:
CCAGCCTGTCCCAGCGTCGAAACCTTTCCCCCGCGCGTCACGCTACGCAATTACTTTGCCCGGCCGTATGATTCGGCGATTGCCGCCGCGCGCACCTGCTACTCGCCCAGTATCGTCACGCCCGACCAAGTGAGTGATAAGCAGCGCTTGACCATCGGCGCGGCCACCTTTTATGGCGGCCACCACACCGTCTATCAGCACGCCCACTTCGAATTCGGCCTCGAAAACGTCTCGCGGCAGTTTGTCTGGAGCTTTCTCCACAGCCATCCTTTTTATAATTCCGAGCAACAGAGCCAGCGCTACGTCCGGCTCGATCGCGTGCAGGCGTTTGTGCCCCCACTCGCTCCTGCCGCCAAGGCGGTTTACGAACAGGCGGTGGCCCGGGCGTGGAAGTCGTACCGCGAGCTGACGGCCTTGCTCCGAGAAGACGCGCGGAAGGTTCTCGCTGAAATCTGGCATCTTTCCTCGATGTCCCATCCCCGGCGGGGGCAGAAGGTCGAGCGGCTGGCAGAGAAGAAAGCCATCGAGGTGGCGCGGTACGTCTTGCCGGTGGCGGCCTTTACCACCCTGGTGCACACCCTCTCCGGCATCGTGCTCCACCGGCTCTGGCGCATGGTCGCTGCCGGGGACACACCCCACGAAGCGCAGCAGGTCGTGGGCGAAATGGTCGAGCGGGTCAAAGAAGTGGACTCGCAATTTTTTGAGCGCTTCCTCAACTCACCGCTTGCCGAAGAGGAGATTCCGGAATGGCGTTGGGCGGGGAAGCAGAGCTCTGCCCTTGCCGAGTTCGACGGCCAGCTCGCAGGGCGCGTTTCCAAGCTGGTGGATTTTTCGCCCCATGCCGGTCGGGTCGTGGCTCAGGCGTTTCGGGCGGTGTTGGGCATTAGCGAGGCCGAATGCAGCGACGGCGAGGCGCTCGACCGGCTGCTGAATCCGGCGCGGAATCCCTACCGGCTGGAGACCTTGAACATCGGCGTGCATTCACCGATGATGCGCGCGCTTCAGCATGCTCACTACACCTTTTTCAAGAAAATCAGTCACACCGCCGATAGCCAGGATCAGCGGCACCGCATGGTGCCCGCCTCGCGGCCCATGCTCGTCCTGGCGGATACGCGCGAGCCCGACTTCGTTATGCCGGGGCTCATTCGCAGCAACCCGCGGGCGCGCGAACGGTTCGAGCAAGCCATGCACGATGCCTGGGCGGCCAAGAACGATCTGCTCGACCGGGGCGTGCCGCCCGAATTTGCCCTCTACCTCCTGCCCAACGCCAAGGCCATCCGGCTGGTCGAGTCCGGTTCGCTGCTCCATTTGCTCCACAAGTGGACGATGCGGACCTGCTTCAACGCCCAGGAAGAAATCTATTCGGCTTCGATGGATGAGCTCGAGCAGATCGGCCGCATCCATCCGGAAATTGCCCGCTGGCTCGGCCCGCCTTGTTACATCCGCGCTGGAATCACCACCCCCATCTGCACCGAAGGTTCCCATTTTTGCGGCATCAAAGTCTGGGAGAATTTTCCCAATATCCAGCGCCGCATCTAGCTCTGCGCGTGTAGAATCATTGCCAGGAGGAGAAATGGGGCAGTTCTCGGTTGGAGTGACGGTTGCCCACCCGAGCGAGCCCGCGCGGCGCCGACGCCGAGTTGTTGGTGGGTACGGGCGCGACATTGACCTGGGTGCCGCGTGAAATCATCGAGCAGCTTGGGGTGCCGCGGCTGCGTCGCCGTTCATTCCCGGTTGCTGACGGACGCACGGTGGAACGCGAAACAGCAGGTGCGGTGCTGCGACTCGATGGCGACGAGGCCAACGTGACTCTCGTCGTTGCGGAACCCGGCGACGGCCACCTGCTGGGCGCTACCGCTCTTGAAAGCCTCGGCTTCGCCGTCGATCCGATCACTCGCCGGCTCGTCCCGCAAGAACTCCTCGCCATGTAGGACAGGTACCCTTCCGGTATCCAGCCGATCTTGGCGGCTACGTTGAGCCCCCAGGCACCTGCCTGGGGAGTTACCGGAGGATTTGCGTCCCGAGGTGGTGGCCTCGGAGCTGAACGAACCTCCTTCAAGAATTCAACCCCAAACTAGCGCGCATACGGCTGTGAGTGCTCACGGTGGGTTTCGTAGTTTGCCAGGTATTGCGCGGCCAGCTCCGGCTGGTCGCGAAGGATCAACACATTCTCTGCGTTCCGTTCCTCGGCCGCCTTGGTGAAGTTGAACGACCCCGTGATCACGGTGCTTCCGTCCAGGATGATGACTTTGTTGTGGGCAATGGCGTGCTCGGCGTCAATGAACGTGGGAATGCCGGCCCGGGAAGTGAAGTCGGCCGCCGAATACCGCTCGCTTACCTGCGACTTGTCGAGGATGATTTCCGTCGAGATATCACGGCGGTGAGCTTCGACGAGCGCCTGAGCAATCCGCGCCGAGGTAAAGGAATAAGCCTGCATGCGGACCGATCGCCGCGCATCATCGAGCGCGGCTACAATCACCGCGGTACACTCGCCGCCCGGTGAGAAGCAGCTCTCGACGCTCGCGCCCGCTGGCAGCGGAAGCGCCCGTTGGTCGGGCGTGCCGGAATGGCCTACGTACCAGCCCGCCACAAACGCGAGCACAACCAAGCCCGATACGGCGCTCGTGGTGCGTCTCATGAGGCTCTCACCAGGTTCGCCGGCTCGCCACCGGGCCGGAATTCCCCTTCCCAGCGCGCCATCACGACGCTCGCCAGGCAATTTCCCAAGACGTTCACCGCGGTGCGGCCCATATCCATCAGTTCATCCACTCCCAGGATCACGGCCACGCCTTCAATGGGCAGGTGGAACGAAGCGAGCGTTCCGGCCAGAATCACCAACGCCGCGCGTGGCACGCCGGCCACCCCTTTGCTCGTCAGCATCAGCGTCAGCATCATGATGAGCTGCTGGCCGAGAGTGAGATGGACCCCCGCCGCCTGCGCCACGAAAATGGACGCCAGCGAGAGGTAGAGCGTGGTGCCGTCGAGGTTGAAGCTGTACCCGGTGGGGATGACAAAACTGACAATCCGCCGGGGAATGCCCAGCTCTTCCATTCGCTCCATGGCCAGCGGCAGGGCGGCTTCACTCGAGGTGGTCGAAAACGCGATCAGCACCGGCTCCTTGACAGCCCGCAAGAACCGACCGATCGGCACGCGCGCTACCAGGCAGATTGTCCCCAGAACGAACACGATGAAGAAAGCCAGCGCAACATACAACGTAATGATCAGCAAACCGAGGTTCTTCAGAACGCCAAGGCCTTTGCTTCCCACCGTCACGGCGATGGCTGCCCCGACCCCGATGGGGGCGTACTTCATGACGTAGGCGGTGTACCGGAACATGACCTCGGCCACCCCGCCCAAAAAGTCCGTGACCGGCCTGGCCTTCTGGCCGATGGCCGAGCATGCCGCGGCGAACAAAATCGAAAACACGACGATCTGCAAAACGTCGCCGCGGGCCATCGCGTCCAGAATGCTGGTCGGAAAGATGTGGGTGATGATTTCGGTGGCGGACTGTTTTTGAGCGGCAATCGCCTCTTCGTGGGGGGCAACCTGAAGATTTACGCCCACTCCCGGCTCAATCAGGTTGACGGCGGCAAGACCGATGAACAGCGCCAGCGTCGTGACCACTTCGAAATAGATGAGCGCCTTCAACCCCAGCCGGCCAATCTTTCTGAAATCGCCCGCCCCGGCAATTCCCACCACCAGGGTGGCAAAAATGAGCGGCGCAATGATGGATTTGATCAGCCGCAAAAAAATTTGGCTCAACACGCGCAGACTGGCGGCCGTATCCGGGGAAAAATGGCCCACCACGACCCCCACAGCCATCCCGATAAAGATCCATTGCGTGAGGCTTGGCCGCCGCAACTTCATGGTTGCCGAATCTAGCACGAGCTATCGGCTGGCGCAAAGGGAGGGGTTTACGGCCCACCCGCGTTCAGTTTGACTTCTGGGTGCGTGGCAGGTATTCTGTGAGTGGCATGTTCCGCAGCCGAAGCTTCCATTAGCGACCGCAGCGCGCGTTCCCACCAGGAACGGGAACGATCCCCACTCTCCTTTCTCGGGTTTTTTCAAGGTTTTATGAGAAAGCACGCACAAATTCGCTTTCGCATGCTGTTCGGGGCGCTATTGCTACCCTGGCAAGTGATCACCGCGGAAGAAGTTCCTACTGGCCCCGCCGTCGGCGGGGCTGGCCATCCGGAGGATTCGCCGGCAAGGCCTTCGGAAGCCCTGGTCGGCGGGCAGGCGGTCATCGAAGGAGTGATGATGCGCGCGCCGCATAGCTATTGCGTTGCCGTCCGCAAGCCGAAGGGCGAGATTCAGGCGCAGACAGCAAAAATCGTGAGGCCCTCGGAGCGAAACAGGATCTGGGGCTGGCCGATCCTGCGCGGCCTCGGTACGCTTGGCCAGGCGATGGTGCTCGGCCTGCGCGCCCTGCGTTTCTCCGCTGATGTGGCTCTCGAGGAAGACGGCAGGCCGGCCGAAAAGGA
This genomic window contains:
- a CDS encoding cation:dicarboxylase symporter family transporter produces the protein MKLRRPSLTQWIFIGMAVGVVVGHFSPDTAASLRVLSQIFLRLIKSIIAPLIFATLVVGIAGAGDFRKIGRLGLKALIYFEVVTTLALFIGLAAVNLIEPGVGVNLQVAPHEEAIAAQKQSATEIITHIFPTSILDAMARGDVLQIVVFSILFAAACSAIGQKARPVTDFLGGVAEVMFRYTAYVMKYAPIGVGAAIAVTVGSKGLGVLKNLGLLIITLYVALAFFIVFVLGTICLVARVPIGRFLRAVKEPVLIAFSTTSSEAALPLAMERMEELGIPRRIVSFVIPTGYSFNLDGTTLYLSLASIFVAQAAGVHLTLGQQLIMMLTLMLTSKGVAGVPRAALVILAGTLASFHLPIEGVAVILGVDELMDMGRTAVNVLGNCLASVVMARWEGEFRPGGEPANLVRAS
- a CDS encoding phospholipase D family protein; this encodes MRRTTSAVSGLVVLAFVAGWYVGHSGTPDQRALPLPAGASVESCFSPGGECTAVIVAALDDARRSVRMQAYSFTSARIAQALVEAHRRDISTEIILDKSQVSERYSAADFTSRAGIPTFIDAEHAIAHNKVIILDGSTVITGSFNFTKAAEERNAENVLILRDQPELAAQYLANYETHREHSQPYAR
- a CDS encoding retroviral-like aspartic protease family protein is translated as MPTRASPRGADAELLVGTGATLTWVPREIIEQLGVPRLRRRSFPVADGRTVERETAGAVLRLDGDEANVTLVVAEPGDGHLLGATALESLGFAVDPITRRLVPQELLAM
- a CDS encoding FAD-dependent thymidylate synthase encodes the protein MATPVPACPSVETFPPRVTLRNYFARPYDSAIAAARTCYSPSIVTPDQVSDKQRLTIGAATFYGGHHTVYQHAHFEFGLENVSRQFVWSFLHSHPFYNSEQQSQRYVRLDRVQAFVPPLAPAAKAVYEQAVARAWKSYRELTALLREDARKVLAEIWHLSSMSHPRRGQKVERLAEKKAIEVARYVLPVAAFTTLVHTLSGIVLHRLWRMVAAGDTPHEAQQVVGEMVERVKEVDSQFFERFLNSPLAEEEIPEWRWAGKQSSALAEFDGQLAGRVSKLVDFSPHAGRVVAQAFRAVLGISEAECSDGEALDRLLNPARNPYRLETLNIGVHSPMMRALQHAHYTFFKKISHTADSQDQRHRMVPASRPMLVLADTREPDFVMPGLIRSNPRARERFEQAMHDAWAAKNDLLDRGVPPEFALYLLPNAKAIRLVESGSLLHLLHKWTMRTCFNAQEEIYSASMDELEQIGRIHPEIARWLGPPCYIRAGITTPICTEGSHFCGIKVWENFPNIQRRI